From Ammoniphilus oxalaticus, one genomic window encodes:
- a CDS encoding globin, giving the protein MTLTYNGNPYDDLGGAEPLKKLVDVFYTLVAAHPELAPIFPDDLTETKEKQFKFLSQFLGGPDLYAREYGHPMLRARHMPFPITPKSAEAWLGCMDQALAQVGVTGPIREFLMNRLMQTAYHMVNRPPQD; this is encoded by the coding sequence ATGACGCTCACGTACAACGGCAATCCCTATGATGATTTGGGTGGAGCCGAACCATTAAAAAAACTAGTCGATGTCTTTTATACGCTTGTTGCCGCTCACCCTGAGCTTGCCCCTATTTTTCCTGATGACTTGACGGAAACGAAAGAAAAACAGTTTAAATTTCTATCTCAATTTCTCGGTGGACCCGACCTATATGCGCGCGAATATGGTCACCCCATGTTACGAGCTCGACACATGCCGTTCCCGATTACGCCCAAAAGCGCCGAGGCCTGGTTAGGTTGCATGGACCAAGCCTTAGCTCAAGTGGGCGTGACGGGGCCAATCAGAGAATTCTTGATGAATCGACTGATGCAAACCGCCTACCATATGGTCAACCGCCCACCGCAAGATTAA
- the pyrB gene encoding aspartate carbamoyltransferase, whose protein sequence is MNLYHILGAKQFDRASLEDIFSLTKEMEQVEASGGSDRYKNKVMTTLFFEPSTRTRLSFESAMSRLGGKVIGTENASQFSSAIKGESLEDTIRIVSGYSDVIVMRHTDIGAAEKAAAVASVPIINAGDGAGEHPTQALLDIYTIEKELGQVDGLKIGMIGDLTYGRTVHSLSYLLANFNNVTIYYVAPENVLIPPYVKKYLEEKGIAYVETNDLEQVAANADVLYQTRIQKERFPSLEEYEKAQGKYVIDQSILDVMKEKAIILHPLPRAGEIAPEVDLDRRAAYFRQAQNGLYIRMSIIHKCFEKLGFVKNK, encoded by the coding sequence ATGAATTTATATCATATTTTAGGAGCGAAACAATTTGATCGAGCATCATTAGAAGATATTTTTAGTTTAACGAAAGAAATGGAGCAGGTGGAAGCGAGCGGGGGGTCGGATCGCTATAAAAATAAGGTGATGACTACCCTTTTCTTTGAACCGAGCACACGTACGCGGTTGTCATTTGAATCGGCGATGAGTCGACTGGGCGGAAAAGTCATTGGCACGGAAAACGCGTCTCAGTTTTCATCAGCGATCAAAGGAGAATCATTGGAAGATACGATTCGGATCGTCTCGGGGTATAGCGATGTGATTGTGATGCGTCATACGGATATTGGCGCGGCGGAAAAAGCGGCGGCAGTCGCTTCAGTTCCGATTATTAACGCGGGGGATGGGGCGGGAGAGCATCCGACGCAAGCGCTGCTCGATATTTACACGATTGAAAAAGAGTTAGGACAAGTTGATGGGCTAAAGATTGGCATGATTGGAGACTTAACGTATGGACGCACGGTCCACTCCCTCTCATACTTGTTGGCCAATTTTAACAATGTGACGATTTACTATGTCGCTCCAGAAAACGTGTTGATTCCTCCTTACGTGAAGAAGTATCTAGAGGAAAAAGGAATCGCCTATGTGGAGACGAACGATCTTGAGCAAGTGGCGGCTAACGCCGACGTGTTGTATCAGACGCGTATCCAAAAGGAACGCTTTCCTTCACTTGAGGAATATGAGAAAGCGCAAGGAAAATACGTGATTGACCAATCGATTCTGGACGTGATGAAAGAAAAGGCGATCATTCTTCATCCGCTGCCAAGAGCGGGAGAAATTGCCCCAGAGGTTGATCTCGACCGCCGCGCCGCCTATTTTCGTCAAGCCCAAAACGGACTCTATATCCGCATGTCGATTATTCACAAATGCTTTGAAAAGCTTGGTTTCGTAAAAAATAAATAG
- a CDS encoding Hsp20/alpha crystallin family protein yields MHPQQFEPNHSLRQHEPNYIHPFPEWGQQMGPMIDLYETTEEFIVTCDIPGLQKQDDVDIHVSGGQLFLHGVIQRENEALQEHHYHLSERFYGQFQREVSLPGNVMEENATASYKNGVLEVRLKKAQAEHGKKIEIDFHQ; encoded by the coding sequence GTGCATCCGCAACAATTTGAGCCGAATCATTCGTTACGCCAACATGAACCCAATTACATACACCCTTTTCCAGAATGGGGTCAACAGATGGGTCCAATGATCGACTTATATGAAACCACGGAAGAATTCATTGTGACATGCGACATTCCCGGTCTGCAAAAGCAGGACGATGTGGACATTCATGTGTCAGGCGGTCAGTTATTCCTGCATGGCGTCATTCAACGCGAGAACGAGGCCCTTCAGGAACATCATTACCATTTAAGTGAACGTTTTTACGGACAATTCCAACGCGAAGTCAGTCTGCCTGGGAATGTCATGGAAGAAAACGCGACGGCTTCGTATAAAAACGGGGTGTTAGAAGTTCGTCTAAAAAAAGCGCAGGCGGAGCATGGGAAAAAGATTGAAATTGATTTTCATCAATAA
- a CDS encoding PaaI family thioesterase, which yields MENKDESKDVLSGLAPEKKRLVEHMLSLPDSKLKIVEKAIQASQRMADNNYPFMGNFMMLEPIDSLYDFSCMMPITKDTLNPYRIVYGGVTAMLADMAMAWMLDDMIEKRDKIVTLSMNVNYHSPGRGKTLIAHCKLVQRAQNIMQASCEIVNDRNELIVTATGSFLHLVRPIKGKKP from the coding sequence GTGGAAAATAAAGATGAGTCGAAAGATGTATTATCTGGCCTGGCTCCTGAGAAAAAAAGACTGGTCGAACACATGTTATCGTTACCGGATAGCAAGCTGAAAATTGTCGAAAAGGCCATTCAAGCGTCGCAGCGGATGGCGGATAACAACTATCCATTTATGGGGAATTTTATGATGTTGGAACCGATCGACAGTCTGTATGATTTTAGCTGTATGATGCCAATTACGAAGGATACGCTCAACCCGTATCGGATTGTTTACGGCGGGGTCACCGCCATGCTGGCTGACATGGCGATGGCTTGGATGTTAGATGATATGATTGAGAAACGAGATAAGATTGTTACCTTATCGATGAATGTCAATTACCATTCGCCCGGCCGCGGCAAGACGTTAATTGCGCACTGCAAACTCGTCCAACGCGCTCAAAATATTATGCAAGCATCGTGCGAGATTGTGAATGATCGCAATGAATTAATCGTTACCGCGACAGGCTCTTTCCTTCACTTGGTTCGTCCCATCAAGGGCAAGAAACCTTAA